Within Candidatus Aegiribacteria sp., the genomic segment ACTGCTCTTACAGATACTCCGGCAGAGAAGAGAAGAATTGTTATTGGGTTGAAACAGATTGATGCACACATTGAGTTGACTTTTTCTGACTCTGGATGTGGTATTGAAGCTGGAACGGAAGAGCAGATATTTCATCCGATATTCAGCACCAAGCGAGATAGGAAGGGTAATGTAGAGGGGACAGGTATGGGGCTTGCGATCGTGAAGACTTTCATTGAGGATCATGCTGGTGGATCAATCAAAGTGATTCCAAATGGGTCTCTTGGTGGAGCCGAGTTTGTCATTCGGATTCCTGTTGCTCCGCGAAGTGGAGGCAGTGGAAAGAATGAATAATCAGAAGAAAGTACTCTGGATTGACGAGGAGCCAAGAGCTCTCTCTATTTTTACTGTGTTTCTTCAGGAGTGTTTTGGAGACGAAATCTTTGTTATTCCTAAAGCCCCTGAAAGAAAGCTGGGTGAAATGATTGATCATATTTGTAGTCAGCAGAACCTGGTGGCTCTTGTGGTTGATCAGCGCTTGAAATCCACTGGAATGGCGGAATACACTGGTATAGACCTAATCGAGAGAGTTCGAGGTTTATTCCCAATACTTCCAATTTACATTCTGACAAATCATCAGGATGATATTGGTGATTTGGATTACCAGGTTGAATATGTTTTGGAGAAAGACAATCTCTATGATGATAACTACATTAATACCTTGAAGGCGAGAGTTCGCCGTCATGTTGATGTGTATAATGTTATCATGTCAGACAGAGAGATTCGATTCGATGAATTGCTTCGAGCATCGCTTGAACGTGAGTTGAATTCCGATGAGATGAAAGAAATGCAAGAACTCGATTATCGAAGGTCGAAAGTTATTCTTGCCGATGAGTTCGTATGGGCTGAGAAGTTGAAGGGAAAACTTGACCAGCAGTCTGAGTTACTGGATCGTCTTCGTCAGGATATTGAATCTGATCAGAATAAACCGGAGAAGAAGTAATGACAATCGATGATCTGTTTTATCCAATCATAAAACGGCGATCAACTTATATTGGCAATGGTGATGGGTATGTCTCTCGTTATTCTAATTATCGCATTGAGATTCAGGAAGACTGTGGAGGTCGTTGTGTTTATTGTGACATCAAACATGCAGAGATTGGCTATGAGGGGATGCATCTAGACCATTTCCGCCCACAGAAATACTTTCCTCAACTAACTGATAACCCAGCCAATCTAGTTCTCGCCTGTCCAAAATGTAATCGCCTTAAATCGTACAAGTGGCCTGCTTCCAAGAAAATAAATGCGTGTTCACATGAAGGCAGAACTGGTTTTGTCGACCCTTTCAAAGAATCTCGAAGAGAGTACTTTACAGTGAGTACTGATGGGTCTTTACACTCTCTGCAGGATCCAGCCAAATATGTGATTAAGCTGATGAAACTTAACCGGACTGCCCGTATTCAGGTGCGACGAAACCGTATCATCCAAAACGAGATAAGAGAGTTGTCAGAAAAGTGTTGTAGCTTGATCTCTGAGCTTATTGAAAGTAGCAAAGCAGATCGAATCACTGCTGATGAGGCCCTACGCACTGTAGCAAAGTACAACTCTCGATTGGCTTCACTGAATAAAATGTTGGCTGTCTAATAATTCATCTTCATCATGGTATTGATTTCTTTTCCATACTGTCTGCTGCTGTCGGCTATTTTACACCTCGCATGGAAAGACGCACGGAAAATAATTCTATGCAAAAACATAATTTGTGTTTTGGGTAATACGCATGGAATAGTTCCCCTGCCAGCGATAGAAATTGTATTTAGGTTGATGAGGAAGCAAACAGTACAGGTTCAGTCACAAGGAGTCCTGATCGTCCTACAAGATCCAGTCATGAGTGAAGGTGCTGGTGTTGGGTCTTCTTCCTGCGGGCATCAGGACTGTATCCCTTCCATGCTGGATGGAAGCATGAACTTATGGCAAGCGGAAACATCCTTATATTCCTGAGACTATAAACCTGCTCGATGATCTTCGGTTGTATTTCTCGTTCTGTCTTGAGGGAATATTCCTTGCCGGACTTGCTCATTCACCCAAGAACATGGATGAGACCGTTTCTCAGGCCAAGGCTGCCGCAGAACGGGCCTGCATCATCATAAGCTCTGACAAGTATCTGTCAGTGGCCAATATAGCCAGTGTGGACCCCGACGTCTGCATAGGATGCGGAATGTGCGTTTCCGTATGTCCCTACATCGCCCCGAGCCTGATATGGAAGAACGGCAGACAGGTCTGCTCAATCAATACGGCTCTCTGCAAAGGCTGCGGTAGCTGTTCCACAGTCTGTCCCTCCGGCGCGATGGAGCAGCTGGGCTACAGTGAAGAACAAACCCTCGAAATGGTGAATTTCTCCCTGGTAAACCTTTAGCCATTCTACGGTGTAGCGCACTGCTTCGCTGTGCATCCGGTCAAATGGTCTTGTAAAGCCGGAAAAGCTACAGTTGTGTACGTTTCTTCAGACCGGGATGAAGATTCATACCAGTTTACTCTTATATGAATCTTTCTACAACTTACTATATTTCAGCAACAATTTCCAAAAAGGGGTTTGAAGTTTTGCCTGTTGGGGTCGCCATTCCTTTATCCAGCTCTTGAGAAATAAATCAATTCAGATAAATTGCGAGTTCCTGTTTCATTCATTTCTTGCTTAACTGGTTGGATCACCAATTTTCCATACTCCCTTTTCCAGGAAAGCTTCAATGGTTTGGCGTTTTGCTTTATTGATTAAATTCGAGTGCGAAAGATTATTCTGCTTTGCGTATTCGTTAAGAGTAATGATGTCCATTCCATCCAGATAGGCTAATCGTTTATGATAACTGCTGGTAATTGCTTTCCCAACTATTTCTTCCATAATCGAACTGCTGCTATTTCTGTCAAACTCTTCAAAGGCATCATAGTACAATGTACGGTCGATGAATTTAATGTTTATAGGTACATAACCTTCGCGGATCAGTAAAAAGTTGTTAAGCACCCTTCCTATTCTCCCATTACCATCGACAAACGGATGGATGTGTTCAAAACTGAGATGGAAGACAGCAATTCTTTTTATAATACTCTCATTCACCGAAGAATTGTATCTGATAAACATGTTCTCAAGTTTGTCTGTAATGTGTTTAGGATCAGAAGCGATATGATTTGCAACTCTTACCCATTCATCAATTTTCCTGAACCGACCTGCTATATCATCGCGAATATTCGTTATCAACATTTTATGCAGAAGCAGTATCATTTCCAGGTTCAGTTCCTGCTCCTTTGCTTTTGTGTCTATGTATGTAACTACTCGAGCCAGGTTCCGAGCTTCGAATAATTCGCGTCCGGAGACATATCGGTCTAAATCGAGATGAAGGAGTATTTTCTCAGTTTCCTCCAAACTCAGGGTGCTGTTTTCAATAGCATTTGAATTATAGACCTGTTCTGCAACCTCTGCTTCACTGATTAGTTTAAGCAAGGAATCCTTATTGCGAGCAGATTGATAATACCGTTCTCTCAATGAATCAATTTTCTTATAGACACTCATTACTTTTCCCATAACTTGAATTTAACAATTTTTCACGCTTTTGGCAACAATATAGAAAACCGCAACGGAAACATGGTGTATTTTCACGCTTTTGATGACAATACAGTTAACAATAGCGGTAATATGATGTGTTTTCACGCTTTACCAGCAGATATCATCTTGAAGTGTCCGAAGTGCGGAGGAGAGATGAAAGTTATCTCCTTCATTGTGCAGCCTTCAGTTATCAGGCGGATTCTCAAATACCTCGATCTCTGAGAAGACCCTAGACCTCGTCTGCGAGCCGTGTGCTGACTACGTTCTTTGGCAGGATGACGTGCCCGAGATAGAAGTCGGTTGAAACCTTCCAGACCAGGCATCAGGGGGCAGGTGTGTCTTCAATTGCTCTACTCTTCCTGTACCAGCGAAGCCACTACCGAAAGAATTCCCATGAGTACGATTCCCACCCCGATCATCAGGGGAACGGAATTATTGTTATCGACAGCTGCGAGTGCATTATCGATGAGGGTAGACAGCAGTTCGATACCTGTTTCGGGCACGCTCGAGTCGTGCAGGATTCGCAGCAGGACCGTGAATAAAGCTGCTCCGGAAAGAAGTGTGACCACCATCTGCCAGATCGGGAATTGAGGCGGGCGCATGGTCAGGATCTTCGAGAGAACATTCAACTTAAGATCCGGTGGTGCTGCATCCTGCAGCGTGCATTCGACGAGTCCGTTCTGCAGGGAACGCTCGAGCTTGAGTTCGCGTTGGCAGATGGGGCAACCCTCAAGGTGCTTCTCGAAGAGCGATCTGTCACTCTCATTCTGCTCACCCATAAGGTAGGAGAGTACGCTAGTCGATCTGCTGCAGGAGTTCATCCTCGTGTCCTCTCAGGAGTTCTCTCAGTTTCTTTCTGGCCCGGTGGAGGTAAACGCGGACATTAGGCTCCGGTATCCCCATGATACGTCCAACTTCCATAAGACTCAACTCTTTCCAGTAGGCGAGAGTGATAAGCTGTTTGTCGCGTTCGGAGAGCCTGCATACAGCTTGCTCGAGCAGAATAATACCCTCTTCTGAAAGCTCTGGTTCACATTCGAAGGAGCTCTTGACGAAATCTTCCTCAGACATGCTGACTTCCTTCCTGATCCTTTTTCTGCGGAGGTGATCCAGTGCTGTCCGCCGAGCGGTTGAGCATATCCACGACGGAAAGCTCTCGTGCTTCCGAAGGCTGCGGAGTTTGGTCCAGGCTTTCACGAACGTCTCCTGCGCCAGGTCCAGTGCGGTGTCCCGGTCGTTAACCATCCGCAGAAGCAGAGTGTGCACCAACCCGCCGTAATCATCGATCAACCTGCCGAAGGCCTGTCTGTCGCCCTCGCAGGCTAACCTGACATCGCTCAGCCTGTCCGGGTCGGTTATCAACTCTCTATTCCGTTTTCGTGTTTCGATCCATCATGTACCAGACCGCAATAAGTGCCAGTCCGAATACCAGTCCAGCACCAGCCGCGGCCAGACACGCTTCAACGCCGATAACAAGACCTACCACGAGCGAAGAGAGACTCAGCCCGATCACGACAAAACCGGTCCTGAAAAAACCGGTTCTACGCCGGGGAACTCTCCTCTTCTCCATCATCTTTATCATCCGCTCTACTTCCTCGGGACTCCTACCTGATTCGAGCGCTTGATTGATCCTCTCATACTTCTTCTGGGCTAGGTGGTGTCTGTTCATGAGTATGACCAACGCAAGGATTACCGGTCCGCCTATCGACAGGAGCAAAGCTATGATCCGAACTCCCTCATCTCCCATTTTTTTCTCCTTCCATTACTCTTGGATATATTATACGATGTCTTCATCCGTACAGACGAGATATCGCTGATTTCGTTACAGTATTGGAGATTCTCATTTTAGTCCGGCTGGCTACTCCTTTGAATTTATGAGTTAGAATACTATACTGTAAGCTCCTGATGTGTGTACAGATATCTTCACATAATCGGTATATGGACGAAACCGGGGATCAGGATGCAAGTTATTTGAAGTGGATCAATGAAAACAGTCTCAGGAATGTTCAGTCTTTTGCTTCTTTTTATCATATCCATCATTTCCGGGAAGCCGTGCATGCGCTATGATCACAGCAGTAGCTGAACATCTGGCTGTCAGGCGCTTCACCTTTCACCGGGAGGTGATTGGTGGACGCGTTTTGCATATACCCGGACGAATATGCTATTTAGAGAAAATTCCCGGAATGGCTTGAAATCAAGATTACTATTGTTACATTTCCGGTAGAATAGCGATTAGTAGTAAGAAAGACGATATCACCGCCGGCTTTTTCATCTGACAAGACAAAACCTATAATTGTCAGGTCATGTCAATTCAAAGCTTCGAGATGCAGATTGCGAATTTCAATGAATACTTATACGCTTATGCGTTGCTCTATTTCTATCTTGTATAATTAGTGAGACTGGCATGCTTGATCATAACTGAGACAATAACCATAATATAAAATCCCTGACAGGATTGAGATTACTTCTAACCGG encodes:
- a CDS encoding HNH endonuclease; translation: MTIDDLFYPIIKRRSTYIGNGDGYVSRYSNYRIEIQEDCGGRCVYCDIKHAEIGYEGMHLDHFRPQKYFPQLTDNPANLVLACPKCNRLKSYKWPASKKINACSHEGRTGFVDPFKESRREYFTVSTDGSLHSLQDPAKYVIKLMKLNRTARIQVRRNRIIQNEIRELSEKCCSLISELIESSKADRITADEALRTVAKYNSRLASLNKMLAV
- a CDS encoding 4Fe-4S binding protein — its product is MYFSFCLEGIFLAGLAHSPKNMDETVSQAKAAAERACIIISSDKYLSVANIASVDPDVCIGCGMCVSVCPYIAPSLIWKNGRQVCSINTALCKGCGSCSTVCPSGAMEQLGYSEEQTLEMVNFSLVNL
- a CDS encoding Fic family protein, coding for MGKVMSVYKKIDSLRERYYQSARNKDSLLKLISEAEVAEQVYNSNAIENSTLSLEETEKILLHLDLDRYVSGRELFEARNLARVVTYIDTKAKEQELNLEMILLLHKMLITNIRDDIAGRFRKIDEWVRVANHIASDPKHITDKLENMFIRYNSSVNESIIKRIAVFHLSFEHIHPFVDGNGRIGRVLNNFLLIREGYVPINIKFIDRTLYYDAFEEFDRNSSSSIMEEIVGKAITSSYHKRLAYLDGMDIITLNEYAKQNNLSHSNLINKAKRQTIEAFLEKGVWKIGDPTS
- a CDS encoding RNA polymerase sigma factor, translating into MITDPDRLSDVRLACEGDRQAFGRLIDDYGGLVHTLLLRMVNDRDTALDLAQETFVKAWTKLRSLRKHESFPSWICSTARRTALDHLRRKRIRKEVSMSEEDFVKSSFECEPELSEEGIILLEQAVCRLSERDKQLITLAYWKELSLMEVGRIMGIPEPNVRVYLHRARKKLRELLRGHEDELLQQID